A stretch of Mastacembelus armatus chromosome 1, fMasArm1.2, whole genome shotgun sequence DNA encodes these proteins:
- the psmd12 gene encoding 26S proteasome non-ATPase regulatory subunit 12, with amino-acid sequence MSEERSERSDGRIVKMEIDYSSTVDQRLPECEKMAKEGKLQEAIESLLSLEKQTRTASDMVSTSRILVAVVQMCYEAKDWDALNENIMLLTKRRSQLKQAVAKMVQECYKYVDTMTDLTIKLRLIDTLRTVTAGKIYVEIERARLTKTLANIKEQSGEVKEAASILQELQVETYGSMEKKEKVEFILEQMRLCIAVKDYIRTQIISKKINTKFFQEEGSEELKLKYYNLMIQVDQHEGSYLSICKHYRAIYDTPCILEDSSKWQQALKSVVLYVILSPYDNEQSDLVHRISADKKLEEIPKYKDLLKQFTTMELMRWASLVEDYGKELREGSPNSPATDVFSYTEEGEKRWKDLKNRVVEHNIRIMAKYYTRITMKRMAGLLDLSIDESEDFLSNLVVNKTIYAKVDRLAGIINFQRPKDPNDLLNDWSHKLNSLMSLVNKTTHLIAKEEMIHNLQ; translated from the exons ATGTCCGAGGAGCGCTCTGAAAGGTCTGACGGGAGGATTGTGAAAATGGAGATTGACTACAGTTCAACTGTAGACCAGCGACTCCCAGAATGCGAAAAAATGGCTAAA GAAGGAAAGCTGCAGGAGGCCATCGAGAGCTTGCTGTCATTGGAGAAGCAAACCAGAACA GCATCAGATATGGTGTCCACTTCTCGAATCCTTGTTGCTGTGGTCCAGATGTGTTATGAAGCCAAGGACTGGGATGCtctgaatgaaaacattatGTTGCTTACCAAAAGGAGGAGCCAGCTCAAACAg GCTGTTGCCAAAATGGTTCAAGAATGTTACAAATATGTGGACACCATGACTGATCTGACCATCAAGTTGAGACTCATCGACACACTTCGCACCGTGACTGCTGGCAAG ATCTACGTAGAGATTGAGCGTGCCAGGTTGACAAAGACGTTAGCTAATATAAAAGAACAGAGTGGAGAGGTCAAAGAGGCTGCTTCCATTCTTCAAGAATTGCAG GTGGAGACATATGGCTCTatggagaaaaaggagaaggtGGAGTTTATCTTGGAACAAATGAGGCTTTGCATTGCTGTCAAAGATTACATTCGCACCCAGATAATCAGCAAAAAGATAAACACCAAATTCTTCCAAGAGGAGGGATCTGAG GAGTTGAAGCTGAAGTATTACAACCTGATGATTCAGGTGGACCAGCACGAGGGCTCCTATCTGTCTATCTGCAAACACTATAGGGCCATTTATGACACGCCCTGCATCTTGGAGGACAGTAGCAAGTGGCAACAG GCCCTGAAGAGTGTGGTGCTGTATGTGATTCTATCCCCCTATGATAATGAGCAGTCAGACCTTGTGCACAGAATCAGTGCAGACAAGAAACTGGAAGAAATCCCTAAATACAA GGACCTTCTGAAGCAGTTCACTACAATGGAGCTGATGCGCTGGGCCTCCCTGGTGGAGGATTATGGCAAAGAGCTGAGAGAGGGCTCTCCGAACAGCCCCGCCACAGATGTCTTCTCTTACAcagaggagggggaaaaaaggtGGAAGGACCTGAAGAACAGAGTGGTGGAGCAT AACATCAGAATAATGGCCAAATATTACACCAGAATCACAATGAAGAGGATGGCTGGACTCCTTGACCTCTCCATTGAC GAATCCGAGGATTTCCTCTCCAACCTAGTTGTAAACAAGACCATCTATGCCAAGGTTGACCGGCTGGCTGGGATCATCAACTTTCAGAGACCCAAAGACCCCAATGACCTGCTCAACGACTGGTCGCACAAACTCAACTCTCTCATGTCTCTGGTCAACAAGACCACACATCTCATTGCCAAGGAGGAGATGATCCACaatctgcagtga